The proteins below come from a single uncultured Dethiosulfovibrio sp. genomic window:
- the fabF gene encoding beta-ketoacyl-ACP synthase II, giving the protein MKDRRVVITGLGVVSPIANGKKEYWQALKEGKNGVGPVTCFDATDFSVKIGAEVKDFDPTQWLPNKEAKRADRVIQFAIAASDMAMKDAGLTSESLDPHRFGVYIGSGQGGIETCFESFQTMMTKGPRKVSPFFIPMMIGNMSAAYVAIRHKAKGPNMCVVTACATSIHSIGEAVRTIERGDADVMLCGGTEAALRSICVAGFAAMKALSTRNDDPATASRPFEKDRDGFVLGEGAGVMVVETLDRAIERGAHIYGEIVGYGSTCDAGHITAPDPEGDGAIRAMKLAMDQAGWAIDQVDLINAHGTSTPLNDKIESLAIRTLFGDRADTMMVNSTKSMIGHCLGAAGALETIAAIQSMEEGIVHKTLNLFEKDPDCDINVVTETTEAKVDRFLVNSFGFGGHNGVLAVERCRI; this is encoded by the coding sequence TTGAAGGACAGACGAGTCGTAATAACGGGGCTAGGTGTAGTTAGCCCTATCGCAAACGGAAAAAAAGAATATTGGCAGGCTCTCAAAGAGGGTAAGAACGGCGTTGGACCTGTTACCTGTTTTGACGCGACGGATTTCTCCGTCAAAATTGGAGCGGAGGTCAAAGATTTTGACCCCACCCAATGGCTTCCTAATAAGGAGGCTAAAAGGGCTGATAGGGTAATACAGTTCGCTATCGCAGCGTCCGATATGGCCATGAAGGACGCTGGTCTAACGTCGGAGAGCCTGGATCCTCATAGATTTGGCGTTTATATAGGCTCCGGTCAGGGAGGAATAGAGACCTGCTTCGAGAGTTTTCAGACGATGATGACCAAAGGCCCTCGGAAGGTCAGCCCTTTCTTCATCCCTATGATGATAGGTAACATGTCCGCCGCCTACGTCGCTATAAGGCATAAGGCCAAAGGTCCCAACATGTGCGTCGTCACCGCCTGTGCTACATCTATTCACAGCATTGGAGAAGCGGTTCGCACCATAGAGAGAGGTGACGCCGACGTAATGCTCTGTGGAGGAACCGAGGCGGCATTGAGGTCCATCTGCGTGGCCGGTTTTGCGGCGATGAAGGCCCTTTCCACCAGAAACGACGATCCTGCCACTGCTAGCAGGCCTTTCGAGAAGGACAGAGATGGTTTTGTCCTCGGAGAGGGTGCGGGGGTTATGGTTGTAGAGACCCTCGATAGGGCGATAGAGAGAGGCGCCCATATCTACGGAGAGATAGTTGGTTACGGTTCTACCTGCGACGCAGGCCATATAACCGCTCCCGATCCCGAGGGAGATGGAGCGATAAGGGCTATGAAGTTAGCCATGGACCAGGCGGGATGGGCGATCGATCAGGTAGATCTCATCAACGCCCACGGGACCTCTACCCCTCTAAACGACAAAATAGAGTCTCTGGCCATAAGGACCCTCTTCGGTGACAGGGCGGATACCATGATGGTTAACTCCACAAAGTCCATGATAGGACATTGTCTTGGGGCTGCTGGTGCCCTTGAGACTATAGCGGCTATCCAGTCCATGGAGGAAGGGATCGTCCATAAGACCCTCAACCTTTTTGAGAAAGATCCCGATTGCGACATAAACGTGGTGACCGAGACCACCGAGGCCAAAGTAGACAGATTCCTCGTAAATAGCTTTGGGTTCGGTGGACATAACGGCGTGTTGGCCGTAGAACGCTGCCGCATATAG
- a CDS encoding nitronate monooxygenase, with translation MILGRRITELLGVSYPVIQGGMAWVADAELAAAVSNGGGLGIIAAANMPPELLDREIAKIRTLTDKPFGVNIMLMSSTAPDAIELAAKHLVPVVTTGAGSPGKVLDRLKPLGIKVLPVVPTTALAKRVERQGADGIIVEGSEAGGHIGELTTMVLTPMVVDAVSVPVVAAGGIGDGRGMAAAFALGAEGVQIGTRFICASECRVHDRYKQAVIDAKDRSSAVTGRSTGHPVRCIRNKLTAQFDELERICAPAEDIEALGAGRLRDAVVDGDIEMGSLMAGQVAAMVSSVSPAADIIRSICEEAERICSRLSSVK, from the coding sequence ATGATACTTGGTAGACGGATAACAGAGCTCTTAGGCGTTTCCTACCCTGTAATTCAGGGAGGAATGGCCTGGGTCGCTGACGCCGAGCTCGCTGCTGCGGTCAGTAACGGTGGAGGGCTAGGAATTATAGCGGCGGCCAATATGCCTCCGGAGCTACTGGATCGGGAGATCGCCAAAATTCGGACTCTGACCGATAAACCCTTTGGTGTCAATATTATGTTGATGTCCTCTACCGCTCCAGATGCGATAGAGCTTGCGGCAAAGCATCTGGTTCCGGTCGTAACCACCGGAGCTGGTAGTCCTGGGAAGGTCTTAGATCGACTTAAGCCCCTTGGAATAAAGGTCCTGCCCGTTGTCCCCACCACAGCTCTGGCTAAAAGGGTGGAGAGACAAGGTGCGGATGGGATAATCGTAGAGGGATCTGAAGCAGGAGGCCATATCGGAGAGCTGACAACCATGGTTCTCACCCCTATGGTCGTCGACGCTGTATCGGTCCCTGTAGTCGCCGCAGGAGGAATCGGAGACGGCAGAGGAATGGCCGCCGCTTTCGCTTTAGGGGCAGAAGGGGTTCAGATTGGAACTCGGTTTATATGTGCTTCCGAGTGCAGAGTACACGACAGGTATAAACAGGCGGTTATCGACGCCAAAGACAGAAGCTCCGCCGTTACCGGTCGTTCAACTGGCCACCCTGTCAGGTGTATCAGAAACAAGCTTACCGCCCAGTTCGATGAGCTGGAGAGAATCTGTGCTCCTGCCGAGGATATAGAGGCTTTGGGAGCCGGTAGATTGAGAGATGCGGTAGTCGACGGGGATATCGAGATGGGATCTTTGATGGCCGGCCAGGTAGCCGCCATGGTCTCATCGGTCTCTCCCGCTGCGGATATAATAAGATCGATATGCGAGGAAGCGGAGAGGATCTGTTCTCGGCTATCTTCGGTAAAATAG
- a CDS encoding TRAP transporter large permease — protein sequence MTTLLVCTLIAALFGSIPIFIALNGAVLLSIICFTSMPPMVIVQKAFGGIDKFALMSMPFFIFAANVMDTGGLSRRILDWTRCLVGSKKGGLAYTTQATCMVFGALCGSSPATVVAMGKLLYPELVREGYPKGFSAGLITSAGSVALIIPPSITLIIYAAATGTSVGSLFMAGISAGIVYGLAGVVYIWMFSRKHDLAVSEPSSWSEIWAKTKDAVWSLMVPVIILGGIYMGVFTPTEAAGISVVYSLFVGIFIYREITMEKLYQVCLRSAVTCAQVLILVAAAQTFGWFLTVARIPQAVTSAVVANVTSPWMFLAMINVILLIVGMFMEGIAAIIILAPLFFPIASGMGIDPLHLGIVMVANLSIGNFTPPFGLNLFVANGVTGLPMSEIIPAVGRFILVSFVAVLVITYVPAISTFLPRLVYR from the coding sequence ATGACGACACTATTGGTATGTACCCTTATAGCCGCCCTTTTTGGAAGCATCCCTATATTCATAGCCCTTAACGGTGCGGTGTTGCTTTCGATTATATGTTTTACTTCGATGCCTCCTATGGTCATAGTCCAGAAGGCTTTCGGTGGAATAGATAAATTCGCCCTCATGTCCATGCCTTTTTTTATATTCGCCGCCAACGTCATGGATACAGGAGGTCTGTCCAGAAGGATATTGGATTGGACCAGATGTCTGGTCGGGAGCAAAAAAGGAGGCCTGGCCTACACCACCCAGGCGACCTGTATGGTTTTCGGTGCTCTCTGTGGTTCCAGTCCTGCTACTGTTGTGGCCATGGGAAAGCTCCTCTACCCCGAGCTGGTCAGGGAGGGATATCCGAAGGGATTTTCCGCCGGACTCATTACCTCCGCCGGATCGGTGGCCCTTATCATACCTCCTAGCATTACTTTGATAATATACGCAGCGGCTACGGGAACGTCGGTGGGGTCCTTGTTTATGGCAGGCATAAGCGCCGGCATAGTCTACGGATTAGCGGGTGTCGTGTACATATGGATGTTCTCCCGTAAACACGACCTAGCGGTCTCCGAGCCCTCCTCCTGGAGCGAGATATGGGCTAAAACCAAAGACGCCGTGTGGTCTCTCATGGTCCCTGTGATAATTCTGGGAGGGATCTATATGGGGGTTTTTACCCCTACCGAGGCAGCAGGTATATCGGTGGTCTATTCGCTGTTCGTGGGTATCTTTATCTACAGGGAGATCACCATGGAAAAGCTCTATCAGGTGTGTCTCCGGTCCGCTGTGACCTGTGCCCAGGTGCTCATACTGGTGGCGGCGGCTCAGACTTTCGGCTGGTTCCTAACGGTGGCTAGAATCCCTCAGGCGGTCACCTCGGCGGTTGTGGCCAACGTGACCTCTCCATGGATGTTTTTGGCCATGATCAACGTGATTCTCCTGATCGTCGGGATGTTTATGGAAGGTATAGCGGCCATAATAATCCTGGCCCCTCTGTTTTTCCCTATAGCCTCAGGGATGGGCATAGATCCTCTTCATCTAGGGATCGTCATGGTGGCAAATCTGTCCATAGGGAATTTTACCCCTCCCTTTGGTCTCAACCTATTTGTCGCCAACGGTGTTACCGGTCTTCCTATGTCGGAGATAATCCCTGCGGTAGGACGTTTTATACTGGTCAGTTTTGTGGCGGTGTTGGTTATAACCTACGTTCCGGCTATATCGACCTTTCTGCCGAGACTGGTCTATCGTTAA
- the rnc gene encoding ribonuclease III: protein MFQVKLGYRFRDAELLKEALTHSSYAHESGLFSWNERLEYLGDAVLELAVSTKVFNDRPDLKEGDLTRIRSRLVCGDALLPWAKWIGIDELLRVNSGVRKEGRSGRLSSVYSDAVEAVFGAVYVDGGFDSALSVIDGYLSFHLKGSLPGTTSNTVAIDPKSEIQKVLQERGMALPEYRKVSRVGPSHNPTFVVELWVSGKLLSKSKGKSIKEAEFRAAEIGLRSLQPIAEP, encoded by the coding sequence GTGTTTCAGGTCAAACTGGGATACCGCTTTCGAGACGCCGAACTGCTTAAGGAGGCCCTGACTCATTCGTCCTACGCCCATGAGTCAGGGCTTTTTTCGTGGAACGAACGTCTTGAATACCTGGGAGATGCGGTACTGGAACTGGCGGTATCCACCAAGGTCTTTAACGATAGGCCAGACCTCAAAGAGGGGGATCTTACCAGGATAAGGTCCAGGCTGGTCTGCGGCGATGCCCTTTTACCTTGGGCTAAGTGGATTGGGATCGACGAACTTTTGAGGGTCAACAGCGGCGTCAGGAAAGAAGGTCGAAGTGGCCGACTCTCCTCTGTTTACTCCGACGCAGTAGAGGCGGTCTTCGGTGCCGTCTACGTGGACGGTGGGTTTGATTCAGCCCTGTCCGTTATCGATGGATATCTAAGCTTTCACCTTAAAGGGAGCCTTCCCGGGACTACCTCAAATACCGTCGCGATAGACCCTAAATCGGAGATACAGAAAGTTCTCCAGGAGAGAGGTATGGCCCTACCGGAGTACAGAAAGGTCTCAAGGGTAGGTCCATCCCATAACCCGACCTTTGTCGTAGAACTCTGGGTTAGCGGTAAACTACTGAGTAAGTCGAAGGGAAAATCCATAAAAGAGGCGGAGTTTAGGGCTGCGGAGATAGGACTCAGGTCTTTGCAACCGATTGCAGAGCCTTGA
- a CDS encoding TRAP transporter small permease, with protein MWRFIDRLEDFFCAAAILTTALVLFVNVALRYLFSASTSWAEEFIKYLMIWITFVGGSICVRQGAHIRMDFLLGKLSESARVKADRTVYLLSALFCGSMAAYGGQIVLFTLKTGQVSPALKLPMWIVYLAIPLGCGLMAVRFSQRAMAVKGESV; from the coding sequence ATGTGGAGGTTCATAGATAGGCTGGAGGATTTTTTCTGTGCCGCTGCTATTTTAACCACGGCACTGGTTCTATTCGTCAACGTAGCTCTCAGATATCTTTTCAGCGCCAGCACCAGCTGGGCGGAGGAGTTTATAAAGTATCTGATGATATGGATTACCTTCGTAGGAGGCAGCATTTGCGTGAGGCAGGGAGCCCATATAAGGATGGACTTCCTTCTGGGGAAACTCTCCGAGTCCGCTCGGGTCAAGGCGGATAGGACGGTCTATCTTCTGTCCGCTCTTTTTTGTGGTTCTATGGCCGCCTACGGTGGGCAGATCGTTTTATTTACCTTAAAAACCGGTCAGGTCTCTCCTGCTCTGAAGCTCCCTATGTGGATAGTCTACCTGGCTATCCCTCTAGGATGTGGACTTATGGCGGTTAGGTTCTCTCAAAGGGCCATGGCGGTGAAAGGAGAGAGCGTATGA
- the fabG gene encoding 3-oxoacyl-[acyl-carrier-protein] reductase, translating into MPENGRVVLVTGGAKGIGKAISLKLASMGYQVAVNYRSSSQSASELVEEIKAYGGVAIAVSGDVSSSDDVKGIFASVAKELGSVEVLVNNAGVTRDGLLMRMKEDDWDTVIDGNLKSAFLCSKEAIKAMSKGRWGRIVNMASVVGLIGNPGQANYCSSKAGLIGLTKSVAREYAQRGITVNAVAPGFIVTDMTEVLPQSVKDGMVASIPSGRPGTVEDVASAVAFLVSEEASYITGQVLAVDGGMTMV; encoded by the coding sequence ATGCCCGAGAACGGACGGGTTGTCCTGGTGACCGGAGGAGCTAAGGGAATAGGCAAGGCGATCTCCCTTAAATTGGCTTCTATGGGATACCAGGTAGCGGTGAACTACAGGAGTTCCTCCCAATCCGCCTCCGAACTGGTCGAAGAGATAAAAGCCTACGGAGGTGTCGCTATTGCCGTTTCTGGAGACGTTTCGTCCTCCGACGACGTTAAGGGGATTTTTGCCTCTGTCGCAAAAGAGCTTGGTTCTGTGGAGGTTCTCGTCAACAACGCCGGTGTAACCAGAGATGGGTTGCTTATGAGGATGAAAGAGGACGACTGGGATACGGTTATCGACGGTAACCTGAAGTCCGCTTTTCTATGCTCAAAGGAAGCTATAAAGGCCATGTCAAAGGGCCGTTGGGGTCGGATTGTTAACATGGCCTCGGTTGTAGGCCTAATAGGTAATCCCGGCCAGGCGAATTACTGTTCGTCTAAAGCGGGACTGATAGGATTGACCAAGAGCGTCGCCAGAGAGTATGCTCAAAGAGGTATAACGGTGAACGCTGTGGCTCCCGGTTTTATCGTTACCGATATGACAGAGGTTCTGCCACAGTCGGTAAAGGACGGGATGGTGGCCTCGATCCCCTCTGGTCGCCCTGGTACAGTGGAGGATGTAGCCTCCGCTGTCGCTTTTCTAGTGTCGGAAGAAGCTTCGTATATCACCGGCCAGGTCCTCGCCGTCGATGGCGGCATGACCATGGTCTAG
- the acpP gene encoding acyl carrier protein has translation MKREEVLARLKEIVIDRLDVEEDQIKTESSFVEDLGADSLDIVELIMGIEEEFDIEIPDEDAEKLTSVGEAIDYACNKLGIEG, from the coding sequence ATGAAAAGAGAAGAAGTTCTTGCTCGCCTGAAGGAGATCGTTATCGATCGCCTTGACGTGGAGGAGGATCAGATAAAGACCGAGTCTTCCTTCGTAGAGGACCTTGGTGCTGACTCCCTCGATATCGTCGAGCTCATCATGGGTATCGAGGAGGAGTTTGATATCGAGATACCCGATGAGGACGCAGAGAAGCTCACCAGCGTAGGTGAAGCTATCGACTACGCCTGCAACAAACTCGGAATTGAGGGATAA
- the fabD gene encoding ACP S-malonyltransferase produces the protein MGYALLFPGQGAQFVGMAKDLYDNYPSARDVFDEADRALGFSLTSIAFDGPEEKLKLTAYTQPAILAASVAVFDVLRKEIGVEFAPAFVAGHSLGEYSALVASGTLSLADGVRLVHARGKLMQEAVPEGEGAMAAVLGLDDSSVEEICRSCDGDMVCEAANFNSPGQVVISGHDEAIKKAVELLKAKGAKRAVPLNVSAPFHCRLMAPVADQLLKEMDRCSWSDSRWPLVANVSASSASSVKDIRDGLYRQTYSPVRWVESIRFMVESGVSSFLELGPGNVLSGLAKKCSKGVKTLSVGSSADLERAVDFLKEDQ, from the coding sequence ATGGGTTATGCCCTTCTTTTTCCCGGTCAAGGTGCCCAGTTTGTCGGTATGGCTAAGGATCTCTACGATAATTACCCTTCCGCCCGTGACGTTTTTGACGAAGCAGACAGGGCCTTGGGCTTTTCTTTAACCTCCATTGCGTTTGATGGACCGGAGGAGAAGCTTAAGCTCACCGCTTACACTCAGCCAGCTATCTTGGCCGCCAGCGTCGCAGTCTTCGATGTATTGCGGAAGGAGATAGGTGTGGAGTTTGCTCCTGCCTTTGTTGCAGGCCATAGCCTAGGGGAGTATTCCGCGCTGGTCGCTTCCGGAACTTTATCCCTCGCCGACGGTGTCAGGCTCGTTCACGCTCGTGGAAAGCTGATGCAGGAGGCCGTCCCAGAGGGGGAGGGGGCGATGGCCGCTGTCTTGGGGCTCGACGATTCGTCGGTTGAGGAGATCTGTCGTTCCTGCGATGGCGATATGGTCTGTGAGGCTGCGAACTTCAACTCTCCAGGGCAAGTCGTCATATCCGGACACGATGAGGCGATAAAAAAAGCGGTGGAATTGCTTAAAGCTAAAGGAGCGAAGAGAGCGGTACCCCTTAACGTCAGCGCTCCTTTTCACTGTAGGTTAATGGCCCCTGTGGCGGATCAACTCCTGAAGGAGATGGATCGCTGTTCCTGGAGCGATTCGCGTTGGCCTCTCGTGGCCAACGTTTCCGCTTCTTCCGCTTCGTCGGTTAAAGATATCAGAGACGGCCTTTACAGGCAGACCTATAGCCCTGTTCGGTGGGTCGAGTCTATCCGTTTTATGGTAGAATCTGGTGTCTCCTCCTTCCTTGAGCTGGGACCAGGAAACGTTCTCTCCGGTCTTGCGAAGAAGTGTAGCAAAGGTGTGAAGACCCTTTCTGTAGGATCTTCGGCAGATTTAGAGAGAGCCGTTGACTTTCTGAAGGAGGATCAATAA
- a CDS encoding Zn-dependent hydrolase: MYLSKGVMAMFSGFDLCLDVIKKVNLHGKDLAGGFSRLAFREEDRMAREELMALMRALGFSLEVDRVGNIIGTLGNMGDGFPPVALGSHIDTVPQGGPYDGVLGVAMAIGAAKEIRENNPNHRYPLQVMVFSGEESSRFGIANVGSKAITGYLTLKDCFSYKDDDGVILFKAMRDFGLSPEWMGRSRLLPSSLKAFFEVHIEQGPFLHRSGIDVGVVEAIAAPTRMAVDIEGRADHSGACPMNMRKDALAAASEIVLAVESVGVDEYLYGTVATVGVCRIEPGAMNVVPGKAHLKIDLRGIKKESLERAYERIRSAIEGICSSRGVKLNFNLLSKGDPVVLDGGLRRLLGKVCDDLGLRWTDMPSGAGHDAMYVASSIPTAMIFVPCVEGISHNPSEEVELDRIRPGYRALVGALERIMEK, from the coding sequence GTGTATTTATCCAAAGGGGTGATGGCGATGTTTTCGGGGTTTGATCTGTGCCTTGATGTCATTAAGAAGGTGAACCTTCACGGGAAAGACCTTGCTGGAGGTTTTTCAAGGCTGGCTTTTCGTGAGGAGGACCGCATGGCCAGGGAGGAGCTTATGGCGTTGATGAGGGCACTGGGCTTTTCTCTGGAGGTGGATAGGGTAGGAAACATTATCGGTACTCTGGGGAATATGGGAGATGGCTTTCCTCCGGTGGCCCTTGGGTCCCATATAGACACGGTGCCACAGGGAGGCCCTTACGACGGTGTTTTAGGGGTCGCTATGGCCATAGGGGCCGCTAAGGAGATAAGGGAGAATAACCCTAACCACCGATATCCCCTTCAGGTTATGGTGTTTTCCGGTGAGGAGTCCAGCCGTTTCGGTATCGCTAACGTAGGCAGCAAGGCCATTACGGGATACCTTACACTCAAAGACTGCTTTAGCTATAAAGACGACGACGGGGTCATCCTCTTCAAGGCTATGAGGGATTTTGGACTATCCCCTGAATGGATGGGTCGTTCCAGGCTACTTCCCTCCAGCCTTAAGGCTTTTTTCGAGGTCCACATAGAACAGGGCCCTTTTCTGCACAGGTCGGGGATAGACGTAGGGGTCGTCGAGGCTATCGCTGCCCCTACTAGAATGGCTGTGGATATAGAGGGCAGGGCGGATCACTCCGGCGCTTGTCCTATGAACATGAGAAAAGACGCTCTAGCCGCAGCGTCGGAGATCGTTTTGGCGGTGGAGTCGGTCGGCGTAGACGAATACCTTTACGGAACGGTGGCAACCGTAGGGGTCTGTCGTATAGAGCCTGGGGCGATGAACGTCGTGCCGGGGAAGGCTCATTTGAAAATAGATTTAAGAGGCATAAAGAAAGAAAGTCTGGAGAGAGCCTACGAAAGGATTAGGTCTGCCATCGAGGGGATATGTTCCTCTAGAGGCGTAAAACTTAACTTCAATCTCCTCTCCAAAGGAGATCCAGTGGTCCTGGATGGAGGACTTCGCCGTCTCTTAGGCAAGGTGTGCGATGACCTTGGCCTTAGGTGGACCGATATGCCAAGCGGTGCCGGTCACGACGCTATGTACGTAGCCTCCTCCATACCTACCGCTATGATCTTCGTGCCATGTGTAGAGGGGATAAGCCACAATCCATCGGAAGAGGTGGAGTTGGACAGGATAAGGCCTGGATACAGAGCTTTAGTGGGAGCTTTAGAGAGAATAATGGAAAAATAA
- a CDS encoding dihydroorotase, whose amino-acid sequence MRKLFRGAQVIDPSQKLDSPMDILVEDGYVGWIGRGKPFHEGDVQEVDLHGLTLFPGLIDVHVHFREPGQEHKETIYTGGLAAVSGGFSQVIAMANTSPTVDSVEVLSSVMEKGKASPVRFNSVGAVTLGLKGSELAPMEAMAASGAVAFSDDGLTVADPSVMMKAFEKAASLDLPISVHCEDPLLWGDRTINRGTISQRLGLQGVDATAEEAVIQRDILFAAKTGAKVHVQHVSTALGVDIIRKAKADGVKVSAEVTPHHLLLTDDDVLIKGTNGKMSPPLRTKKDILALQEALSDGTIDVIATDHAPHSDDEKAKSMVEAPNGIVGLETCLSLILSELVGKGKLGLSRMVQAMSCTPAELFGLPGGSLRPGSVADMTVVDIERGWIVDPSLFLSKGKNTPFAGMSLKGRGVMTVISGEIVFTSKK is encoded by the coding sequence TTGAGAAAACTTTTCAGAGGTGCTCAGGTAATAGATCCCAGCCAAAAACTGGATTCTCCGATGGACATTCTCGTGGAGGATGGATACGTAGGATGGATAGGACGGGGAAAACCTTTTCACGAAGGTGATGTCCAGGAGGTAGATCTCCATGGTCTGACCCTTTTCCCCGGTCTCATAGATGTCCACGTCCACTTTAGGGAGCCAGGACAGGAGCATAAGGAGACCATCTACACCGGAGGTCTTGCGGCTGTATCAGGGGGATTTTCTCAGGTGATCGCCATGGCGAACACCTCGCCAACGGTGGATTCGGTGGAGGTCCTGTCCTCGGTTATGGAGAAAGGAAAAGCCTCCCCTGTGAGGTTTAACTCGGTAGGGGCGGTGACTTTAGGGCTGAAGGGGAGCGAACTGGCTCCTATGGAGGCTATGGCAGCCTCCGGCGCTGTGGCCTTTTCCGACGATGGCCTGACGGTTGCCGATCCGTCGGTGATGATGAAGGCCTTTGAAAAAGCCGCTTCCCTTGATCTCCCTATATCGGTCCACTGCGAAGATCCGCTGCTCTGGGGTGACCGGACCATAAACAGGGGAACTATTTCCCAGAGGCTGGGCCTCCAGGGGGTGGATGCCACCGCGGAGGAGGCGGTTATACAGAGGGATATCCTGTTTGCCGCCAAGACAGGGGCAAAGGTCCACGTCCAACACGTGAGTACCGCCTTAGGGGTGGATATTATCCGAAAAGCCAAGGCAGATGGGGTAAAGGTGTCCGCCGAAGTGACTCCTCACCATCTCCTTCTCACCGACGATGACGTGCTTATAAAGGGCACTAACGGAAAAATGAGTCCACCGCTCAGGACTAAAAAAGACATCTTGGCTCTGCAGGAGGCCCTGTCGGACGGCACTATCGACGTTATAGCTACCGATCACGCCCCTCACAGCGATGACGAAAAGGCTAAGTCCATGGTGGAGGCTCCTAACGGAATAGTTGGACTGGAGACCTGTCTCTCTTTGATTTTATCCGAGCTTGTAGGGAAGGGAAAATTAGGTCTCTCTAGGATGGTCCAGGCTATGTCCTGTACCCCTGCCGAACTTTTCGGACTTCCCGGCGGTTCTCTCAGGCCTGGATCGGTCGCCGACATGACGGTCGTCGATATAGAGCGTGGCTGGATCGTCGATCCCTCACTTTTCCTGTCTAAAGGCAAGAATACCCCCTTCGCAGGAATGTCCCTAAAGGGCCGAGGGGTTATGACGGTTATCTCTGGAGAGATCGTTTTCACCTCAAAAAAGTAA
- a CDS encoding TRAP transporter substrate-binding protein, which produces MKRFFMFSLICLFAITPMAAMAQEYPKMTIRLSHNQPVGSPEDIGAEKFKELVEAGSGGNMKVQIFPSMQMGSMREQTEATQMGTIDITVQPVAVLTPFVDELKIIDFPFLWPSSEVLYDVMDGPVGKKFYAFTEGKGLVTLGLWASGFKQFTTRGHDIKLPDDFKGLKIRVMPSPLLIAQYKAWGANPIPIEYAELYNALQQRVVDGQENPIQTIAMNKLYEVQDRLIVSNHGFLAYLFVVNANWFNGLSDDAKDLIVRSEGEARKLQRVAQAEKEVQFLEEIKASGISVTYLSEDEHKAFFDKSRSVHEEFADTDVKKDLLNDCYQAVEQ; this is translated from the coding sequence ATGAAGCGTTTTTTCATGTTTTCCTTGATCTGTCTTTTTGCCATAACCCCGATGGCCGCTATGGCTCAGGAATATCCCAAGATGACCATCCGTCTGAGCCATAATCAACCTGTTGGTAGCCCTGAGGATATCGGAGCTGAGAAGTTTAAAGAACTGGTGGAGGCGGGCTCCGGCGGTAATATGAAGGTACAGATTTTTCCCTCTATGCAGATGGGCTCCATGAGGGAGCAGACCGAGGCCACCCAGATGGGGACTATCGACATAACCGTACAGCCGGTGGCCGTCCTGACTCCTTTCGTCGACGAGCTTAAGATAATCGATTTCCCCTTCCTTTGGCCTTCGTCGGAGGTTCTTTACGACGTTATGGACGGACCGGTGGGAAAGAAGTTTTACGCCTTCACCGAGGGGAAGGGACTGGTTACCCTCGGTCTTTGGGCTTCCGGCTTTAAACAGTTCACCACCAGAGGGCATGATATAAAACTTCCAGATGACTTTAAAGGACTTAAAATAAGGGTTATGCCCTCTCCTCTCCTGATAGCTCAGTATAAAGCCTGGGGAGCGAATCCCATTCCTATAGAGTACGCCGAGCTTTACAATGCCCTTCAACAGAGGGTCGTAGACGGCCAGGAGAACCCCATTCAGACTATAGCCATGAACAAGCTCTACGAGGTCCAGGACAGGCTTATAGTGAGCAATCACGGATTTTTGGCTTACCTTTTCGTCGTGAACGCCAACTGGTTTAACGGTCTAAGCGATGACGCCAAAGATCTTATAGTCCGTTCTGAGGGAGAGGCCAGAAAGCTACAGAGAGTGGCTCAGGCGGAAAAAGAGGTCCAGTTCCTGGAGGAGATAAAGGCTTCCGGTATCTCTGTGACCTACCTTTCCGAGGACGAGCACAAGGCCTTTTTCGATAAAAGCCGGTCGGTTCACGAGGAGTTTGCCGACACCGACGTCAAAAAAGATCTTCTCAACGACTGTTATCAGGCTGTAGAACAGTAG